The following is a genomic window from Adhaeribacter radiodurans.
TAACTTTACCTCGCCAGCTCTCTGATTAGCCTTAAATAAAATTAAATTTACCGGTAAAGGGGCATTTACTACGGCAGTAACAGTTATGGGAGTAGTGGAACAAGTACCACTATTAGCAACTACGGTATACTCTCCGGCATTAACAGCAGTAGCATTTGGAATAGTGGGATTTTGCAAATTAGAAGTAAAGTCATTTGGTCCCGTCCAGGAATAAGTTACCCCTTCTACGTAGTTGGCTTTCAGTTTCAGCGTTTCACCTGTATTTACAGGATCTACACTTGCCCCGTAAAGGCTCGTTAAATCCCCCGGAGAAATCTCAGTAGAATAATAAATATTTATATCATCTAATTGGCCTTGAAAATAATCACTGGTTGGGTCATCTGGCCAACCGCCCAAATTATCAAATCCGATGCGCCAATAACCGGGAGCCGCATAACTCTCTCCTTTTTTTACTGATTCATCACTGGCTTCTAATTTTCCATCAATAAATAATTTTATCCCACTCGGTGCCAAAGTGGCCACCACGTGGTGCCACTCGTTATCGTTAAAAGCCTCGGGAGACTTTATAATTTTATGGGTGTCTAAGTAAATTCCAAAAACTACCTGCCCCGAGTTCGTCATATAAATGTGCCGATCATATTGACTACTCGGACCGGTTTGACTAGTACCTAAGCCAAGCATCTTTCCCCCCCATGCAGTATTAGTTTTAAACCATAGACTTAAGGAAAACACATTAGTACCTTCGATGTTCGTAGGAAAAGAAGTACTGGTAGTAATATAATCGCCCACGCCATCAAAGCTATAAGCACTATTAGGCCGGTTGTACCGATCCGCAACCAGGATAGCTCCATGAACTATTCCATTATTGCCTTGGCCGGTAGCATCCAGCGGATTACCGTTAAATGGATAAGAGCTGGTTAAACCCGTTGTAGCCACCTGCGCCAAACTATTAAAATTAGCCGTAACCGGTGTTCGTTGACTTTCTTCTCCCTCCGGACTTACTGCGGCTACATAATAGGTAGTAGTAAAATTGAGAATAGGTGTGGTATACGTAGTGCCCGAGGTATTTGCAATCGGAGTTCCTCCCACCGGAACCGTGTACCACCGGTAAGTGCCCCCGGAGGCAGTTAAAATTACCGGTTCGCCGCAACTAAAAGCCCCTGATGTAGCTGGTACCACGTAAACAGGTACTACCGAAGAATTAGTAACAGAATTATTTTCATCGTATATCCGGGCGTACAAATTGTAATTACCCGCCGCTAAATCGGTTAACGACACCGTATATGTAAATGGCTCGGTCGTTCGCGTGTCCAAAACGATATTATCAGACACCAATTCAATTTTAGAAATGGGTTCAGTAACTGAGGCAGCATTGATGCTCACGGCTAAATTACCCGGTGCTGTATAAGTAACTCCTGGAGCAGGTGCCTCAATAACAGAAGGTCCACTCGACCCATTAACTTCAAACTCCCAAAGCGAATAACCATATTGCGTCGAACGGCTTACCCCGTACATTCGTATATAACGCCCGGAGCCAACCAACCCGGTTAGGTCATTGACTAAGTTGTTGCCTAAATTAGCCGGATTGGTTTCGCTGGCAATCGTGGTCCAGGTACTGGCATCATTAGAAACCTCTATCCGGAAGTTAGAAGCATAGGCCGTTTCCCAGGTCAGTTTAACACGTTCAATGGAGTAAATATCCCCTAAATCCACGTATAGCCATTGTGAGTCTACACCTTGTTGGCTTTCCCACCGGGTACCCAGGTTGCCGTCGAAAGCGTTGCTCGCCAGTACCCCATTATTATTAGTGGTAGAAGCAACAGCCGGCCGGTTTAAAGCTATATTTAAGGCATTTACTGTAATTGTAACCGGGGAGGAAAAAGCCGCGGCATTTTCGTTATCTATGGCTTTGGCCGTAATAGTATGGGTGCCCAAGGTAGGATTGCCCCAGGTAAAAGTATAAGGAGCAGTGGTGGTGCTTCCTAACAAAGTAGTTCCGTTATAAAATTCTACCTGGCTAATGGTTCTGCCCGAAGCGGCATTGGCCGTGGCACTTAAAAGAATAGTGGTTGGCAGATTATAAATGGCATTATTTGCCGGCGAAGAAAGACTAACAACGGGAGAATTATCTATACCATACACTCCCAATTCAAACAAAGAATAGCCGTAGCCAGTGCCCCGAACTGTACCATATACGCGCACGTACCGCCCATTTGCCGAAACGGCAAAATCATTGATAAGCGTGTTATTGTTCGTAACTGTTTGAATGGGAGACCAGGTAGTACCATTATCGGAAACCTGGATTTCATAATCTTTCCCGTAAGCATTTTCCCAAACCAAACGAACCCGGCTAATGCTTTGCACCACTCCTAAATCTACCTGGAGCCACTGCGGATCACTGGAATTACTTTCCCAACGGGTATTTTCATTTCCGTCAACGGCCAGATTAGCGTTATTGCTCCCCACCGCAGAAGAGGCAGTAGCTGCTTTATTCAAGGCCAGGTTAACTGTATTTTGAGCAAATGCAATCGAGCAAGAGAAAAAGAAGGTGGTGAAAAGCGCATAAATCATAACGGCGAACCAGGTACTTCTAATCTTTCCAGCTACGGCCAGGTACTGTTGAATTACCTTAAAAAAAGATTGCTCCATATACGCTCTGCCAGCTTCGATCTAAGAATTAATCGTTTAAAGTAACCTGTTGCTAACCGTTATGATTGTTTGTATTTTCAAACAGAAAGAATACAATGCCTCTGGTCCTACCCTTGCCATAAAACTATTATTACCGCTTTTCAATTGGATAGCACCTAAAAGTAAGGAATAGTTAAAATATATAAGCAGTTCAGGTAAACAAACTACTTATAGCATATAAAAAATACAATAATTTATAAATAAGCTTAAAACTTTAAGTTGCCTTTAGGTGACTCCCTAGCAGAAAATAGATTTAATAATTAGTATTAGTAAATCATATAGATGAATTTACTAAAGGAGAACTTCTTATAATAAATTTTATGTACAAGAGCAATTAAAACGAATAGGCCTAACTAGCTTTTGCTCTACCCTAATTACTATTATTTTTAAAGCAGCCCTAATTAACTACTTGCCGCTTTGGGCAACTTCTTCCTCTATCAGAGCCATAAAGGAATCAATTAATTTGGATTTGTAATCCGCATTGATGCACACACTCACACCGGTTTTAATTTTTACATCTGTAAGCGGAATATATCGGATTTGCCCGATTTGCAGTTTCTGGAAAGATGAAGGACAGACGGAAATACCCAGGTTGGCTTCCACTAAGTTCACAATAGTTTGCCATTCGTTGGCTTCCTGGCCAATCTGCGGAGCAAGCTGTGCCGCTTTAAAAATAGTCTGGAGCTTATCATACAATTTAGGTGCGATGAATTGCGGAAACAACACAAATGACTCTTTTTCCAAATCCTTCAACTTAAGTTGTTTCTTATGGGCCAAAGGATGCCTGCCAGATAGCGCCGCCACAAAATGTTCCTGCTGCATGGGCCGGCAAGAAATACCCGTTGTTGTTGTCGGTTCCCGGATAAAGCCTACGTCCAGGGTTCCGTTTTTTAATTCGGCCAGTTGAGCCGCCGGGGAAAGTTCGCGCAGCGAGAACTCGGCGTGTGGGTAGGCTTGCCGGTGTTTTTGTATTAATTCCGGAACGCCGCAAAAAATAGTAGAAGAGGTAAAGCCTATATTTAAAACGCCTGCTTCGCCCCGGTTAATTCGTCTGATTTTATCAACTATGTGTTTAGTAGTATTTAGTAATTTTAAGGCTTCGGGCAGTAAGGCTTCGCCGCTTTCGGTGAGGGCAATACGCCGGTTACTGCGGTCGAACAACTTACCACCCATTTTCCTCTCCAATTTTTGCATGGCTAAGCTTAACGGCGGCTGCTCAATGCCAATGCGCTTGGCTGCCAAGCCAAAGTGCTTTTCTTCGGCTACTACGGTAAAGTAATACAGCACTTTCAAGTCTATATCTGGCTTTACATCCATATATTTTTTATATCAAATGGTAAGCTAAAGTATATTTTTTAAATAATTATTCAAGCTTTATTTTTGAATTATAAAATTTTAAGATTGAGTGATATGGGCAGCAAGGTTACTAAGCTGATTCTGGCTTTATTTTTAGGTCTGGGGCAATTAGGATGGGCGCAGGAAACGCCTTGGCGGTTAGAATTAAGGGGCCAGGTGATGGGGCTGCAAAACAAACCGGTGAGCGGCGCCAACATTCAGGTAACCAAGGAGCCGGCTGGCACCTTGGTAAAAGTAGAAGTTTCGGATTTTGAAGGTCGCTTTGTGGTTCAAAATTTAGCTGTTGGCACGTACAAAGTAGTAATAACCCATTTTGATTTTGCGGTATACCAATCAGCGGTTATACCATTAGAGAAAAATGTTGATTTAGGGGTAATAAACCTTTCCGAGAGAGCAACCACTTTAAAGGAAGTAGATGTAGTAGGCAAGAAACCCTTTATTGAGCAACAGTTTGATAAAACTGTTTTAAACGTAGAAAACAGCATTACGGCTGCCGGCAACACGGTTTTGGAAGTACTCGAAAAAGCCCCCGGCGTAAACGTAGACCAGAACGATAACATTAGTATGCGCGGCCGTCCGGGTGTAATCGTGATGATTGATGGGAAACGGGTACCCATGTCGGGCACCGAACTGGCTAATATGCTGCGGGGCTTATCAGCGAATTCAGTAGAAAAAATTGATTTAATTACTAATCCATCGGCCAAATACGAGGCTGCTGGTAATGCGGGCATTATAGATATCCGGTTAAAGAAAGACAAACGCATGGGCACCAACGGTACCCTTACTTCGTCGTTCGGGCACGGCAAGTACGAAAAATCCAACCAAGGCGTGCAGGTAAACCACCGGGGTAAGAAAATAAACTTATTTGCCAGTTACAATTACGTGCACCGAAGCGAACTATCTAAGTTAGATATTTACCGGGAGTTTTTCGAAGGTCTAACCTATATTGGTGCCTACGACCAGAAAAACAACTTCGGCTTTATCTTAAATAACCATTCTGCCCGGGTGGGTATGGATTATTACGTATCCCCCAAGACCATTGTGGGGGTGGTAGTAAACGGGTTTGCGAACGATATTAACCGCACCACCGACAATAAGGCCGGAGTGCTGGATGAACAGCATCAGCCTGCCTCGTCGTTCCTGACGAAGGCTATTACCGGCACTAACCGGTATAATGGTTCGGCTAACCTTAACTTGAAACATACCCTCGACAGCTTGGGCCGGGAAATTTCCGCCGACTTTGATTATATTTCTTATAAAACCACCGATATCCAGGATTATACTACTAACTATTTTAACCTGCAAAACGAACCTACCCGTTCGCCTTATTTATTGTACGGCGATTTAGACGGAGATTTAATTATTCAATCGGCGAAAGTAGATTATACTCAACCGCTAAAAGGTATCAAAGGGAAACTAGAAGCCGGCCTGAAAAGCAGTTCGGTAAAAGCCGATAACAATTTACAGTTCCTCGACCGCAGTAACAACGGCAACGTGCTGGACCCAAGCAAAAGCAACCATTTTATTTATAAAGAAAACATTAACGCGGCTTACCTTAATGCCTCTAAAAAATGGAGCAAAGCCAGTTTACAGCTAGGCTTGCGGGTCGAAAATACCATTGCAGATGGCAAGCAACTTTCCGATGGGCAAGAGTTTAACCGGAATTATACCCAATTATTTCCGAGTGCCTTTGTGGGCTATACCGTTAACAAAATGCACGACCTGGGCTTGTCGCTGAGCCGCCGCATAGACCGGCCTACTTATAACCAGCTAAACCCATTCAAGTATTTCCTGGACCCCAGTACGTACTCTACCGGTAATCCTTTCCTAAAGCCGCAATTAACGTATTCGGTGGAGTTTACGCATACTATCAAGCAAAAAATTACAACCAAATACTCCTACAGCCGCACCACCGATAACATTATTTCGGTTCTCTCACCCGATCCGGAACTAGACAAAGTGGTAATACAAACCGATCGCAACCTGGCTAAGTATAATTATTACGGTATAAACCTGTCCGTGCCGGCTTCCATTGGCAATTGGTTTAATAGCGTAACTAATGCATCGTTTTATTATGGTTTGTACCAGGGTAATTTAGCAAATACCAATCTACGGAACGGTCGGCCTACGTTTAATATTAACTCCAATAACACTTTTGTGCTAAACAAAGACTGGACTGCCGAGGTAACCGGGGAATATCAAGCTCGGGAAATCTACGGATTCCTGGATATTAAACCTATCTGGTTTGTTACCGGGGGCATTCAAAAGCAACTCTGGCAGAAAAAGGCGAATGTGAAATTAAACGTAACCGATGCTTTTTACACGAACAAAGTCCGGGCAATTACTGCGCTTACCGGTTACACCGAACGCTTTTTTCAACGGCGCGATTCGCGGGTAGCCACCATTAGCTTTACGTACCAGTTTGGTCAAAGCCAGGCGGCTCCCGCACGGCGGCGCTCCGGGGGTGCCGAAGATGAAAAAAGGCGTGCAGGTTAATAAACTCAGAGAATATAAGATAAAGATAGATAAGCCTTTAAATTTACTTAAAGTTGTGCTTTTACTAGCTCGGCTACTACCTTACGCCCTCCCTGGTTCATGTGTAATCTATCTGCCTGAAAGTATTGCTGATTTAAAACGGAATCAAATTCTCCTATTCGCTTATCAGCCGCTAAATCTACTAAAGCATCTGCTCCAATCAACTTATAATTAGCTCGTAACCAGCTATTAAATTTAAGTCTTTCCGTTTCTATCTGTTGGTGTACCGGGGCGTATTTTGGAATCTGACTAGCGGTAAGAGTAAAGGCAAATGTACGGATAGAGTACCGATCAGATTTTTGGTGGTAAATAGTTATTCTTTCAATTAATGAATCGGCATTTACCCCTAAATGCAAGTCGTTTATGCCTGCCCAAACCATAAGCATGGTATTGCTGAATTTATACCTGGCGATAATCTGACCGTTTTGATCTTGCAACATTTGGTCTACGGTTTGGCCGTTTTTCGCATAGTTCTGCCAGCCCGAATAGCCCGACCATAATTGCTCTTTTAACAGCAACGGCCATTCGGTACCACCATCCGCAGGGTTGGGCGCAGTCATACTATCTCCGTCAAAAACAATAGTGCGCATAAACCTATTTTCACAAGCGGAACAGAGTACTAGCAGAAGGAAGAAAACACACTTTTTCATAGGCTAAAATTATAGGTTATACTTTATACGCGTGTTTATTCATATAGAAACCTATCTGTTTTTACATCCTTGGTTCCTCTACTCATTTTGTAAACTATTCTCGGTTTGCCAGGCGCTCTGATTTTGTAAAGCTTTGTTACTGTACAAAGTAACAATCCTTACTGCTAATTCTAGTTCCTGCCTTCGAAAGCTTTAGGGTATTTTTTATATTTTTTTCACCTACTATTTTCGTAGAATTCTCTATTATAAAATACTTTTAACTATTATTAGGAAGTAAACTTCTCCATCCTAAAAAAAGTAAAAAAGGCATCACCGCCACTCTGGACAGCTAGCGTAAATACTACAATGCCTTTTGAATTTATGAATTAAGAATATGAAAGTAGCCTTTTACTTATTACAAGAACCTTTAGATGATTACCTGTATGGTTTTGAAAATAAGGGGCTACATTTATCTATTCTAAAAAAAGTAAATGGCGTGGTTTTCTACCTTCCTTACACTCCCACCAAAGGCATGTTAGTGGATTTAGCAAGGTTTAATAAAGTTTTTGGGTTTAGTAAAGCAGAATTAGAGTTTCTAAGAGATAAAGGGTATTATATTGTATGTGACCTAAATATGACACCAGAATATTTAGAATTACTATTAACAGTTAGGGAGGAAGATTAAACTTTTACAAATTCCTTTAATCCCTAAACCAACGGGATTTGTTGAAATAATAAATGACGGAAGTAGATCAGAAAGATTAAAAGCGTAGTTAATATAAAGTAAAGCCCCTTGCTATACGCGAGAGGCTTTTTGGATCGGTTACGCTTTAGGTATAATTTCCCATTCTACAGTAAAAGGCAGTAATTCCCCATCTATAAGTTCAGGGAAACCGCTTATTATCTCAATTTCGTCCTTTTCCGGCCTGGCACCTGTTACAGCCTCAGCTTCAACACAAAGCTTGGTTAGTACATCTTCTCTCAGTAGTTGGGGACTTCTCACGTAAGCTTCCGAATTATTAATTACAATTGTTGTGGTATACATAGGTTAAAATTAAGTAAATCTAACAAATACCTTCTTTCGTCTTTTTTGATATATCGGTTTAATTAAAAGAAAAAATAAATTTAAATTACTGACATACAATACATTATTTTAATTGGCTTTGGAGCTTTATAAACAAGCCAGAATGTTCCTTTTGTAAATACCCTAGTATTACTTATCAATGCTTTCCTATAGCTATAATGGTACTCATTTAACTTAAACCTTTTACTAAACGGCGTAACTAATGACTAAATGTTTCTTTTGCCGGTTTCAGGTTTTTAGCTAAGCAGGGAGTATTTTGGTAATTTTTTATGGTTTTCTGTATCTTCCGGCAGGAGGTCATCTTTATGAAATATTATTACTTTCTGCTGCTTTATTTATTTTGTATGGGCTGCCAAAAACCTGGGCGGCAAAGTTCTTCTCTTTTAACTAATAAATTTAACGATACTACTTTACAAACTATTTACACGGCCCAGGACGAACGGCAAACTTCTGTTTTACTGCCTTACTTAACCCACGCAGATGCCAGTTACCGGCAAGAAGCCGCCCAGGCATTTGCTTCCGTGCAAGACTCGCAGGCAATTACTTCCCTTACTCCGTTACTTACCGATCCGGAATCGACGGTACGGCGGGCAGCGGCTTACGCTTTAGGGCAGACCGGAAAAGCTTCGGTAGAGGAAATTCTGCAAGCTGCTATTGAAAAAGAAACTGTGGCGGCAGTAAACGCGGAGTTATTAGAAGCACTAGGTAAATGTGCCACCCAAAAAGGTTTGGAGACTTTAGTAAAATATGATTTTCCGGACCCTATAGTGCAAGCAGGCCAGGCCTGGGGTATTTACCGGGCCCACTCTCGTCCATTACAATTCAAAACTGCCCTACCTAAAATAATTAGCTTATTAAGTTCTCCCAGCCCAGAAACCAGGTTAGCAGCCAGTCATTTTTTAGCCCGGACGACAAAGCTAGATATAACGCCGCATACCGAAGCCGTTTTAACAGCTGTTCAAATTGATCCGAGCCCGGAAGTACGCATGGCCGCCGCGCTGGCATTAAGTAAATCTAAAGCAACCCATTTACCCGAAGAGGTAGCGGGAATAATGGAAACCGAGCCCGATTACCGGGTGCGATTAAATTCGCTTCGGGCTTTAACCAACCAGGTTTGGATTTTGGTAAAACCAATAGTATGGCGCGCCTTAACCGACAAAAATATAAATGTTGCCCTTACCGCCGCCGACCTAATTGCCGGCAAATCTACTCCCGAAGAAGCGCCCGAGTTATTACAAAAAGCCGAACAAACTTTACGCTGGCGGGTACGAGCTAGTTTATTGGCAACCGCTATGAAGCAACATCCGGATAAAAAACAGGTTTTAAGCAGCATCCAGGAACGTTACCAACAAACCAACAATTTTTACGAAAAAGCTGCTTTACTAAGTGCAGCCGCAAAAGATATAGCAGGCGCCAGTTTTGTGGAGCAGGAAACATTTGCCGCTCAGATACCGGTTGTACGCACTTACGGCATAGAAGCCTTAACTCAACTTCGCAGCGAGAAAAATTTTCCATCGAATCAAAAAAAGCACTTTGCCAACTTATTTCAACGGACCATTTCTTCCGGCGATATAGCCGCCGTAGGAATTACAGCTGGCATTCTGCGACAACCCGAATTAAATTTTAAAGCGGATTTTACGAATACAAGCTTCTTAAAAACGGCCTTAGATAAATTAGTCTTACCCCGCGATAACGAAGCGTACCAGGAAGTTGCGAAAACCGTAGCTTATTTTGAAGGGAAACCAGAACCTGCTGCCCCTAAAAACCCTTTTTCGCACCCCATAGATTGGAATTTAGTAAAAAGTATTCCGGCAAACCAGAAAGTGGCCATTCAAACAAACCGGGGAGAAGTAATACTGCAGTTATTTGTGGAACAAGCCCCGGGTACCGTTGCTAATTTCGTGCTGCTAGCGCGCAACGGCTTTTTTAACGACAAAAACTTTCACCGGGTAGTCCCCAACTTTGTCATACAAGGTGGTGACCCGCGCGGCGATGGTTGGGGCGGTAGGGATTATGCTATTCGCTCGGAGTTTGCCAATCTACGTTACCGCGAAGGCTTTGTGGGGATGGCCTCGGCGGGTAAAGACACCGAAAGTTGCCAATGGTTTATTACCCACTCTCCTACCCCCCACCTTGATGGCCGCTATACCATTTTCGCTAAGGTAGTAAAAGGATTAGAAGTATTGCCCTTGTTAGAAGTGGGAGATAAAATTATAGAAGTTAGAATGCAGTAACCGATTAGAATTCTAAGTTGTAACAAACTAAAAATATAATTTTCATTATAAAAAGTTTACCTGCATCATTTTGAATTTTTTCCAGAATAAATAAGGGAGACCAGTAGAATTGGCCTCCCTTATAGGTTAAAAAACAGAAAAGTAAAAAATTAAGGTATTATTTAAGCTTTACGATCGCTTTTAGCAACTAAATTAAATTTAACGGTAAAGTCGTCGTAAATAGCTTTATCGGCGATATTCGGGAAAAAGCTCTTAGAGTTATATTTAATATCCCAGTTAGTACGATTTAAAGTAGCCGTACCAACAGCGGTAGCCACTCCATCTTTCACGCTAACAGTAGCCGGAAAAGAAACAGGCTTGGTAATTCCTTTGATTGTTAAATCACCGTTAACGGTAGCATTAGCCGCTCCGGCAGCAGCTCCTTTAAGAGGAGTAACGCTGGTAATTTTTAAAGTACCGGTTGGGTGTTTTTCCGTAGAAAAGAAATCATCAGATTTTAAGTGACCTAATAATTTTTGCTTATAACCTTCATCGGTCAGGTCTTTATTCGTAATAGAATTCATGTCGATTAAAACAGTACCGCTCACAATTCTATTGCCATTTACTAATATATCGCCTTTAGAAATAGCAATGTTGCCGGTATGTTCGCCGGTAACTTTTTTACCATTCCACTCCAGGTTACTTTGAGAAGTTTCTACTTTATAAACGGTAGCTGCTTTTACGGCTTTGGTAGTTTTAGCAGCAGAAGCTAAGGCTTGAGCCGAAGCAGCATTGGCAAAAAATAAACTAGCAACAACAGCAACTGATAATAATGTCTTTTTCATGATTAATTTAAAATACTAAGGTTGATAAGATTCTATTTTTAATTTTAAGGTGTAAATAATTGGTTTTATTTAGTTCTAATCCCGGATTTTATCCAGCAAGCGACTCAGCTCTTCGGCTTCAGCTATGGTTAAGTTTTCCAAACCTGGAATCCGGGTACCTTGGTCTTCGTCAATTTGCTGCAATAACGATAACCCTTTTTCCGTAATCAGAATATCTACCGTCCGGCGGTCATTCGGGCATTGATGACGCGTTACTAAATTCTTTACCTCCAGTTTATCTACAATGCGGGAAGCATTAGATGTTTTATCCAGCATTCGGTCAATCAGCAAATTTACCGTTGCTGGTTTTGGGTATTGCCCCCGCAGAATGCGTAAAATATTAAACTGTGGCAACGTAAGTCCAAACTTCTTAAAAACAGCTGCTTGCTGCACTTGTAACCAACCAGCTGTGTACCCAATATTTATGTATATTTTTTGATACACATCTTTAAAAGTTTTCTGCTTAATCTCTTCTTCTATCTTCATATCCTTTTAACGTTACAAATATATGTATATACATTTAATGTACCAACATATTATTAATTTATTTTTTTTTAGAATTTACTTTATTTGTTTCCTTAAAACCAATTACCAAGGTCGCCGTATTGCTAAGATGCTATTTTTAATTCAATAAGACATTGTTAATCAAAACCTTAAATAGCTACTCGATTAACAAAAAACAATCTCTGAATATTCTTTAAAATACGAATTTAAACTATTCAAAAAAGCTGCTATTCTTAACCAGAACCAAATATTAACGAAGCTTAATTTGCTTGAACTGTTAAAAAGCGTTGTTAAATCTTACTTCTGGTTAATTTTTGAGATCTTATGGATGACTCGCCTAAAACTGATACGCCACAACAGCAGGAACGTCATGCTACCTGGCTCGAACTTTTTTACGATTTAATTTTTGTAATTGCTATTGGGCAACTTACTACTCATTTATCGAAAGATTTAACGTTGGTAAGCTTGTGGCAGTTCGTTTTGTTATTTATTCCAATCTGGTGGGCCTGGACCGGCCATACCATGTACGCTAATCGCTTTGAACTCGACGATCAAAGGCACCGGATACTTACCTTACTTCAAGTGTTAGGTTCCCTTTTTATCGCGGTCTTTATTCAGGAAGCTTTATTAAAAGAATCTTATCTATTTGCTTGCGCTTATTTATTTATTCGGTTGGTATTGCTGATAATGTACCTTCGGGTATTCTACCACGAGCCGGATAGTCGTAGCATTGTTACTCCTTTATTAATCGGATTTTCGATTGGGGCTATTATATGGATAATATCCATTTTTACACCTCCACCCGGGCGATTTTACTTATGGGGTTTTAGTTGGCTTTTAGAGTTTATTATTCCTTGGATGAACCACAAAAGACTACGGGAAAAGCCTATTCAGAATACCCATTTACCCGAACGCTTTGGTTTATTTGTAATAATTGTGTTAGGCGAAAGTATTTTACGAATTACCAGAGCCTTAACTAACCTGGAATTATGGCAGTTTTTTACCGGCGCTAATGCCATTTGCAGCTTTATTTTAATTGTTCTGGTCTGGTGGATTTACTTCGATTACATCGAAGAATTTGTTACCGGTAAAATACAAGGCACGGGGTTGCTTTATACTTACCTGCATTTTTTTATTTACATCGGGATTGTTATTCTGGGAGTAGGACTCGAGTACAGTATTCTCAGCCACATTAGTACGCTGGCGAACCTGGCTAACTTGTTAATGATAATTGGAATTACCTTGTTTATCTTACCACTCGGCATTATTCAGGGGATTAACTTTAAACAAGTACCTACCCGCCACTACATTATTAGTAGTATGGTATTAGTAGTAATTATGGTCTTGTTTTATATTCTGGAAATTTATCTTAAAACCTTTTATTTTTTACCTGTTCTTACCCTGATTGTTTTTGCTTATCTACTCTTTCAACGATATCAATACAGCCGGCTTCCTGACGTAAGTTAATTTTTGCTTTAATTTTTCTGGGATAAAACAGCTATCCACTAAGAGCTTTTAACCTATATAACCACTTAAAAATCTTGCAATTAGTCTTATTTATCCGTACTAAGCGGGGTAAATCCGTATTTTTCAGCTTAAAATAAGTATTTAATTGTTAGTTCTCTCTTTAAAACCCGCGTAAAAGGACATAATCTCTTAAAAGTAAGAGAATCATAATTTTAGAAAGAAGTTAATTAGAGTAGAATAGGAAAGATTTTAAAAGGGTTAGGACTGCGAAGGAGGATTAAAGGATTTTCTTACCGAAGCATACAAGCCCGAATCATAGGATACCTTATTAACTAAATTTTTATTTTTCTATTAATTTTTTAAGCTATGACAAACAAATTAAAGTTTTTACCAGCCATTGCCTTGGTATTTGCCAGTTATTTAACCAATGCCCAAACTACCACTTCTGGTTCAGGAACTACCTCTGGAACAGGTACCACTGCTGG
Proteins encoded in this region:
- a CDS encoding TonB-dependent receptor, whose amino-acid sequence is MNYKILRLSDMGSKVTKLILALFLGLGQLGWAQETPWRLELRGQVMGLQNKPVSGANIQVTKEPAGTLVKVEVSDFEGRFVVQNLAVGTYKVVITHFDFAVYQSAVIPLEKNVDLGVINLSERATTLKEVDVVGKKPFIEQQFDKTVLNVENSITAAGNTVLEVLEKAPGVNVDQNDNISMRGRPGVIVMIDGKRVPMSGTELANMLRGLSANSVEKIDLITNPSAKYEAAGNAGIIDIRLKKDKRMGTNGTLTSSFGHGKYEKSNQGVQVNHRGKKINLFASYNYVHRSELSKLDIYREFFEGLTYIGAYDQKNNFGFILNNHSARVGMDYYVSPKTIVGVVVNGFANDINRTTDNKAGVLDEQHQPASSFLTKAITGTNRYNGSANLNLKHTLDSLGREISADFDYISYKTTDIQDYTTNYFNLQNEPTRSPYLLYGDLDGDLIIQSAKVDYTQPLKGIKGKLEAGLKSSSVKADNNLQFLDRSNNGNVLDPSKSNHFIYKENINAAYLNASKKWSKASLQLGLRVENTIADGKQLSDGQEFNRNYTQLFPSAFVGYTVNKMHDLGLSLSRRIDRPTYNQLNPFKYFLDPSTYSTGNPFLKPQLTYSVEFTHTIKQKITTKYSYSRTTDNIISVLSPDPELDKVVIQTDRNLAKYNYYGINLSVPASIGNWFNSVTNASFYYGLYQGNLANTNLRNGRPTFNINSNNTFVLNKDWTAEVTGEYQAREIYGFLDIKPIWFVTGGIQKQLWQKKANVKLNVTDAFYTNKVRAITALTGYTERFFQRRDSRVATISFTYQFGQSQAAPARRRSGGAEDEKRRAG
- a CDS encoding LysR family transcriptional regulator, whose translation is MDVKPDIDLKVLYYFTVVAEEKHFGLAAKRIGIEQPPLSLAMQKLERKMGGKLFDRSNRRIALTESGEALLPEALKLLNTTKHIVDKIRRINRGEAGVLNIGFTSSTIFCGVPELIQKHRQAYPHAEFSLRELSPAAQLAELKNGTLDVGFIREPTTTTGISCRPMQQEHFVAALSGRHPLAHKKQLKLKDLEKESFVLFPQFIAPKLYDKLQTIFKAAQLAPQIGQEANEWQTIVNLVEANLGISVCPSSFQKLQIGQIRYIPLTDVKIKTGVSVCINADYKSKLIDSFMALIEEEVAQSGK
- a CDS encoding discoidin domain-containing protein is translated as MEQSFFKVIQQYLAVAGKIRSTWFAVMIYALFTTFFFSCSIAFAQNTVNLALNKAATASSAVGSNNANLAVDGNENTRWESNSSDPQWLQVDLGVVQSISRVRLVWENAYGKDYEIQVSDNGTTWSPIQTVTNNNTLINDFAVSANGRYVRVYGTVRGTGYGYSLFELGVYGIDNSPVVSLSSPANNAIYNLPTTILLSATANAASGRTISQVEFYNGTTLLGSTTTAPYTFTWGNPTLGTHTITAKAIDNENAAAFSSPVTITVNALNIALNRPAVASTTNNNGVLASNAFDGNLGTRWESQQGVDSQWLYVDLGDIYSIERVKLTWETAYASNFRIEVSNDASTWTTIASETNPANLGNNLVNDLTGLVGSGRYIRMYGVSRSTQYGYSLWEFEVNGSSGPSVIEAPAPGVTYTAPGNLAVSINAASVTEPISKIELVSDNIVLDTRTTEPFTYTVSLTDLAAGNYNLYARIYDENNSVTNSSVVPVYVVPATSGAFSCGEPVILTASGGTYRWYTVPVGGTPIANTSGTTYTTPILNFTTTYYVAAVSPEGEESQRTPVTANFNSLAQVATTGLTSSYPFNGNPLDATGQGNNGIVHGAILVADRYNRPNSAYSFDGVGDYITTSTSFPTNIEGTNVFSLSLWFKTNTAWGGKMLGLGTSQTGPSSQYDRHIYMTNSGQVVFGIYLDTHKIIKSPEAFNDNEWHHVVATLAPSGIKLFIDGKLEASDESVKKGESYAAPGYWRIGFDNLGGWPDDPTSDYFQGQLDDINIYYSTEISPGDLTSLYGASVDPVNTGETLKLKANYVEGVTYSWTGPNDFTSNLQNPTIPNATAVNAGEYTVVANSGTCSTTPITVTAVVNAPLPVNLILFKANQRAGEVKLQWETAMEVNNKGFIVQRSTDGLLFENIGFVEGACTSRQVQHYTYFDKPVSFEWLYYRLQQIDFDGQIVYSKIITVKTVLISSFSFYPNPVKTKAILSWSTPLPKGTLIKIFDSKGQIILMEHLPGKEQNEYWLNLEELVPGQYYFILEKDDQVIYRSKMLKQ